Below is a window of Methanosarcinales archaeon DNA.
TTTTTTTTAGGATATTGAACATCGATCCACCTACATATCATTACCAGAATATGATAAGCTTAAACTCTTGTTTATGAGAGGGAAATCCGGCACGATATTATCCAGCACAGCATACTCAATGGCCAGCCAGTTACAGAAGGATGGATCCCTTACCTTGCATCTCTCGATCCTCCCGTCACGGACCATAACCCAGTACAGTGTTTCACCTCGCGGTGCCTCTGTATACCCAAGGGCACATCCATCTGGTATGTCCCTGATGTGTGTTTTAATATCTCCCTCTGGTAAGGATTGCAATGCCTGCTCAATAATACTCATTGATTCATTAACTTCATCAGCACGAACAGACGTCCTGGCAAATACATCCCCTTTATCCTGCACCTTTACCTTAAAATCAAATTCCTGATAAGCCGCATACGGATGGTCACATCTGGTGTCCCTTCTAATACCTGAAGCCCGTGCTATGGGACCCACTACATGCAATGACCGTGCAATCTCTTCACTAATGAATCCTGTCGTTTCCATTCTATCTACCACAGAAGGAGTGTTTAACAGCAATTCCATCAATCCTCTGAAATCGTGCTGAAGCGTTGATAATCTTGATATAATATATTGCTTATTGCTGAGGTCACGCCGAATACCACCTATGGTATTCATGCCCCTGAGCAATCTGCTGCCTGTGAGTGCTTCGTTCAACCTTAACAAATCTTCCCTGAGCTTATTAGCATGTGCAGCCCCGGCATAATAGCCTACATCAGTTGCAATTCCACCAATATCACCCACATGGTTATACAATCTTTCAAGTTCTAGCAGGATTGTCCGTATATATTTTGCCCGGGACGGAATCCCGATACCTGCTATCTGCTCAATTGCCTGACAAAAAGCCACAGCATGGGCCATTGAGTTGTCACCAGATATGCGTTCTGACAGAAACACCGCTTTATTGATTTCCAGATTCTCAAATAATTTCTCCACTCCCTTGTGGGTATAGAAATGCCTGATCTCAAGATTGAGTATGGGTTCACCTGCGACACTGAACCTGAAATGTCCCGGTTCTATGACACCCGCATGAACAGGTCCCACCGGGATCTCATACACACCTTCACCCTCAACATGGCGGTATATATATTCCCCTTCCACACGCTTAGGGGTTGAACTGATATCAAAGTCTTTTCTTAAGGGATAGCACCCATGAGGCCAGTCCTCGAACACGACCAGCCGTCTCGGGTCCGGGTGTCCCACTGGAGTCAGGCCAAACATATCATGTATCTCACGTTCATACCAGTTGGCAGCCGGGATCCTGTGGGTAAGGGTCTGGAATTGAGGTGCTGCCTCGTCTACATATATCCTGATAATAATAAATGCATCTTCGTTATCAAAGGAAAAAACGTAATGAATTTTGAAATGTCCCGCAGTTCCTCTCTCATCCGTGGTAAACATCAACACAAGCGGGGCATTGAAATGAGTGTACAGATAATTACAAATACCTATTACAGCATCATTTTCAACAGTAAGATATAACTCGTTAGATGCAACCTTTCGCTGAAGGATCTGCGATTTGAATTCATATATGACAGTATCAAAAACTTCATTCATATTATCATCTCACAATTTCCACCACGTTCATGATCATCTCATAAAACGGTTGAGGAATGTACACTCCAAGTACCAGTACGAACACCATAAGAAATACCATTGCTCCAAGGTTCCATCTACTTACTTCCCCCTTCACATCTGGATGTGGTGTGCCTAGTGCCATTCTGCTGATGTGGTTGAAGAATCCGGCAAAGATCATTATGATAAATAAAAGTACCAGCACCGTGGAGACTATTTTCCCCTGGGAAAATCCTGCCGCCAGCACAGTAAATTCACTTATGAAAATCCCAAACGGCGGTGAGCCTGTTATGGCAAGTCCTCCTAATATCAGCATTGTGCCTGTCAGGGGCATTGACTTGACGACCCCGCTCACCTTATCTATCCTTTTAGTCCCATATTTCAAAAGTACGTTCCCTGCCCCAAAGAACATCAGTGACTTGGTCACCGCGTGATTGAACATGTGCAACAAAGCACCATATGTTCCAAGAACGCCCCCGAAACCGATGCCTACCGCTATTATCCCCATGTGTTCCACACTACTGTAGGCGAGGAGCCGTTTATAGTCCTTCTGCAATATGATGAAAGGGACCGCTATGCCAAGGGAAAGAAGTCCGAAGATGATCAGGAGATTGTTGGTAAAATCTGCACCTGTGGATGGGGCGGTAATGGTGCGGAAGCGGATAATGGCATACATGGCGCAATTCAGTAATACGCCAGAAAGTAGTGCGCTTACCGGAGAGGGGGCCTCGCTGTGAGCATCAGGCAGCCAGGTATGCATGGGGGCAAGTCCGACCTTTGTACCATAACCTATCAAAATAAATATGAACGCGATCTTCATGAGCATGGGATCGAACCGTTCTGCAACAGTAATAAGGTGAGCCCAGTTAATAGCTTCCTGGTGCTCACCAAATACCTGGACGGCTGCATAATAGGTCAGTATAGTTCCGAACAGTGCGAAGGTAATGCCAACAGTACATATTATCAGATATTTCCATGCGGCCTCCACGGATGATTTTTTTGAATAAAGGATCATAAGAGGCGCCGAAATAAGCGTGGTCATTTCTATGGCGATCCAGAGGCCGAGAATATTGGTCACACCCACCAGCAGCATGCTAAACATGAAGAGATGGAACAGGCCGTAATACAGTCTCAGTCTCTTCATATCCATGCTGCCGTGTCGTATTTCATATCCCATGTAGCCGATGGAATACATTGACACTGTAAAACCCACCAGCGAGACGATGAGTACCAGATATGCACTGAAAGCGTCAGCAAACAGCATATCTTTCCATGTGACAACTGTTCCTTCCCTGAAGACCCTGACCACCAGAGACGATCCCAATAGCAGCGTTACTGTTGATCCTGTCAGGTTTATGATCTCGATCTGTTTTTGCTTTTTTAAAGTGAAGCATAACAGGCTTGTAAAAACCGGCGCCAGCAGTAAATATTCGATCATTGTATCATTCCATTAATGTGGTCAACCTGTCTGTATCGATGGTCTCGAATGTCCTGTTTATCCTGAAGATCAAGACACCCATAATGAGCGCACCAACCAGGATGTCAAAAAATATACCGAGTTCTATTAACAGGGGCATCCCGTATGTAAGGGAAATTGCTCCCAGAAACAGCCCGTTCTCCATTATAAGAATACCCAGCATCTGCAATATCGCTTTTTTGCGGCTGATCATGATGAATAGCCCGATAAGGAGCAGTGACATGGAAGCGGACAGGGCATAACTGGAAAGTCCGGTATCGTGGTTGATCGAGCGTGCCAGATAATATGAAATAACTACCAGCACACCCCCTATCAAAAGAGATGGTGAAATATTAACAAATAATTCGATCTCCCTTTTTACTTTGAGCTCCCTGATGATATAAAAAAACAAATACGGGATAATGACGGCTTTAATGATCAGAGTAAGTAAAGCTACGATATAGATATCGCTCCTGCCTGTTGAATAAGCTACTATACCTGCCACGCAGGCTATCAGCAATGACTGGAACTGGAATGCACGAACACAGGTATAGAGTCGCTTCGAACCTAACACCATGAATGTGGAGACCAGGATTATTGCAATGATGGACTGCATAAGACCAGACCCGAACATAATTTCCGACATGTTATACGCCTCTCATGATAATAACAAAAACTATGGCTAAAAATGCCATCATAAGAGAGATTGACATCAGATCTGAGAGCCTGAACAATCTCCATTTTGCTGTTGTGCTCTCTACCACGGCCATGCAGACTCCCAGCACACCTACCTTGATGACGAAGAATAGCAAAGAAGCCACCATCCCTATATTCAAACCTGAAGATATGCCCCACGGGAAGAAGATGTTGGCAAGCAGCGAGAACACCAGTAACTGTTTCACCATTACCCCAAGTTCCACCATAGCCAGCTGTTTTCCAGAATATTCAAGGATCATGGCTTCATGGATCATGGTCAATTCAAGATGAGTTGCCGGGTTGTCCACCGGGATCCTGCCGGTCTCGGCTATGGCAATAATAAAAAATGCCACAAAAGCAAGCAGGTGTGAAGGTGACATAACACCAAAGCCCTGTAATGAGACTTCTGAAGAAATTAATCCCAGATTCGTGGTTCCCACATTCACTGCCACTGCAAAGATCGAAAGCATCATTGCAGGCTCCACAAGTGAAGCCACGAACATTTCACGGCTGGCACCCATACCCCCGAATGAGCTGCCTGTATCCAGTGCTGCCAGTGCAATGAAGAACCGGGCCAGTGCAAATAGGTAAACCACTGCAATCAGATCCCCGGCAAACCCAAGTGGCAACACCGTGGCATATAAAGGGATCAAAAGACCTGCTGCAAGTATGGATGCAAATGAGATCACGGGTGCTGCATGGAATAGCCATGAAGCTTTATCTGACACAACAGAGTCTTTGCGCATGAGTTTTATCAGTTCATGATAGGATTGAAATAAACCGGGGCCTTTTCGTAACGTGAAGAATGCTTTCACTTTTTTGATCAATCCGTTCAATAGCGGGGCCAGTGCCAGAATGATCAGTAACTGAAAGAGAACAATCACGAGCTGTACGATCATTTCAGAGACCACCCGCAATAATAGATATCAGAAGGAGTACCAGTACTACAAAGATATAGGCCAGGTATGCATGGATACTGCCAATCTGGATAATCTTTAGCCTCCTGGAGATCGACAGTATGAATTCTACAAGTGGATCGTATAGATATTGTTCAAATACCTGCTCGATGTGGGATTCGAACTTGAAAGAGGTCTTGAAGAACTGCGAATTCGAATATGTGGTATGGATCTCCCTGTGTGGCCTATATATATTTCCCAGCCACATCCGTATAGGTTTTGAGAAAGCTGTTGCAGTGTATTCATTCCTTGCTGTGGATTCGGGCTGGCCACATCCCCACGTTTCATATTTCGAGGTCCGGTTAGATCGTAACAGTATGATCGGTATCAGTATTAGCAAAATTATCAATAATGCAATCCATGTGGTGGAAATACTGCCACCAAATGAAGGTATAGTGGCAATGGAAAGATTAGAAGTGATCTGTGAAGCGATACTTGTGCCTATAATTGGTGCCGAGACCGAATCAAGTATTCCCACCACATAAAAGGCCGAGATTCCAAGTACGATACACATGAAGGAGAGGATTCCCATCCCTGCCAGCATGGAGATGGGTACTTCTTTTGCACTTTCGGCATGTTCGGTCCTGGGCAGCGCAAGAAAACTTATCCCAAATGCCTTGACAAAACATGCTGCAGCAAGCGCACTTGTAAGGGCAAGGGCTGCCCCACTGGAAAGAACCAGGATGGTTACCATGTTATTTGTCAGGTTTATGCTGAGCAACTGGGCATGGAACATCAGCCATTCACTGACAAAACCGTTCAAAGGAGGAAGAGCAGATATGGATACGGCACCTATGAGGAAGAACAGGGCCGTCCATGGCATCTTCTTTATAAGACCGCCCAGTGCTTCAATATCCTTTGTATGGGTTGAATATATTATCGAACCTGCTCCCAAAAACAGTAGGGATTTGAACATAGCGTGGTTTATAAGATGATAGAGTCCTGCAATTAATCCGAACGCCGCCAGATCAGGATGTCCCGAGGACATGAAGATCATGGCCAAACTCACTCCTATAAGGATGATACCAATATTCTCCACACTGTGATAAGCCAGCAGGCGCTTTATATCATGCTCCATTAGGGCATACATCACGCCCAGAAGCGATGAGATACAGGCAACTATCAGGAGAAGTACCCCCCACCATAATACATCAGCACCCAGGAAATCAAAGCAAACCCTGATCAGCATATATATTGCAGTTTTTATCATAACACCTGACATCAATGCAGACACATTGCTTGGTGCCGCCGGATGTGCATATGGGAGCCAGATATGCAGCGGTACGATCCCAGCCTTTGTCCCGAAACCGATTAAGGCGAACAGGAATACCATATCCTTGAAAGAAGAAGGCAGTAACTCACCAGCACCCTGGAATGATTCAAAATTGAAACTGCCGCTTGCACCTGCCAGGATCAGGAAGGACAGGATGATAAATCCCGTACCTATATGGGTCATTATTATGTAGATAAGACCCGCACGTCTGGTTTCTGGCTTTTCATGTTCATAGATCACAAGGAAATAGGATATGACAGACATCAATTCCCAGACAATCAGGAACATGACTGCATTACTGGCTGATACCACCAGGATCATTGAAAGAATGAACATGTTATATAACAGACCAAGGTATCCAATGTCCTTTTTCCCGAAATATTCCTTTACATAGCCGATTGAATAAATGGAGACCGCCAATGATGTGATGGAAATCACCAGAATGAAAAACGCAGACAATTTATCTATAGAAACACCGAATTTCAAAATGGAAGTTCCTGGTAGATTAAGGACAAAAGTATTGCCTAACATTACAGACCATGAAAAGATGATCCCAAAAACGGATGCAATAAATGAACTTATGAATGATGCATATGTTACAAGACGATCGTTTCTATGAAAAACGATAGACAAAGCTCCCCCAATCAAATATGTGAAAATAATCCCTAAGAACAAGAATGTAGAAACCATGAATTCTCAAAGAAATTTATTGATTCCTGTCATCAAATCAGGATATAAAATTGTAATTATGAATTGTATTGGACATTCCAGCTTTTTTTAATTATTTAACAGATTGGTCATTAAAGTTGTTTATGTATTTAAATATATCAATGGATTGGAATATTACACAAGAATTATAGTCCATTCAATCTATAACCCGTTTGCATGGATAAAGAAAAAATTAATGTTCTTACAATACCAGGCTTAAGCGTTGATATGGAAACCACTGGCGGTATGCGACTTATGGCTTCAGGACCCTTGAGCGCTGCCTGCAGGCCAGCCTTGAACCGCATCAATGACCGGCTGCGGGAAGAGAAGCCCGCCCGTGTCGATGAAGATTCGGTAATCGCATCCACGTGGCTGCCGCCCATTCCCAGCAAGGTGTTCAACAGATTGATCCGTGCTGAGGTCAGCTGTGCATTAGGTAAATACGTGCCAGAAACCGTTTCCATCGAGATCACCAGGGAATGTAAATGCAACTGTGAACACTGCACGGTCAGTGAAGGCAAGGGTGAAATGACCACTGATCAAATAAAAAGTATCATCGATCAGGCTCTGGACATGGGAGCATTCATTATTACCTTTACAGAAGGCGATCCCATGTTGCGGGACGATATCTTTGAGCTTGTGGAATATGTTGACAAAGATAAGGCCATAGTCAATCTATTCACTCCTGGTACGGAGATTACTCCTGAAAAAGCTGCCAGGCTCAAGCATGCTGGTCTTCACAACCTGCTTATCAGCATCTACAGCACTGACCCGACCAAACACGACGAGACCAGGCGGCTGGAAGGTGCTTATAAAAAGGCAGTGGATGCCATTAAAATGGGAGTGGATGCCGGCTTGCTGGTTACCATGACCACCCATATCTCACCCGAGCGCATGTTCGAACTGCCCGGTTTATACGATCTGGCTGGCCGGTTAGGAGTTCATGAATTCAGTATCTGGGAGAGCGTCGCCAAGCGCCCGGGTGATAGGGTGATATCTGTTGATGAAAGAAAAGTAATTTTAGATATGCATAAAACCCTTAACCAGCCGGGGCCTGGTCCCAGGGTATTTACCAATTCCTTCTTTGAAGGTGAGATGCTGGGATGTATGGCAGGCAGGCGCTGGGCTCATGTATGCGTGGATGGTTCTGTCAAAGCATGCCCCTATATGCCATTTGATTTCGGGAATGTGTTGGATGGAAAAGAACTTGAGGGCGCCTGGAAGACTATCAGGTCCTTAAAAGATTTTAAAGGCCGCAGGAATCTATGTATGATGCAGGACCCGCAATTCCTTATAAATCTTGAGAAGATACCAGAAGGTGCTGGTTCGAAATATAGTCATAAGGACATTTTGCAATAATTTCGGCTTGACCAAACGTATAAGATTTATGTTTTTTCAATATTATTCTGGAGGAATAGGAGCCATTTTGGATTTGTGTCGATTATTTTCGATACGTTTTATAAGACTATTTATTACTTCTACTTCGATACCATAACGGTTTATTACATATTCCTTAGATGCATTTTTATCCAGCAATTCTGAGAACACATTATCGATCTGTTCATAACTCAAACCCAGTTCATTCTCGTCTGTCTGGCCCGCCCAGAGACCTGCTGAAGGAGGTTTATCAATGATATGTTTCGGCACCTTAAGATAATCTGCCATTTTTCTGACCTGAGTCTTGTACAGGTTGCCCATTGGTTCAATGTCCACACCTCCGTCTCCGAATTTCGTGAAATATCCTAACAAAAGTTCGGTCCTGTTACTTGTCCCGACAACCATGCATTTCATAATATTGGCATAATAATAAAGTATACACATCCTTATCCTTGCTTTCAGATTTCCGGTAGCAACGATCTCTGAATCTAGCACTTCCGGTATTGAATATAAAAATGAATCCAGAATATTTGCTATTTCCACCACAGAATATTCAATACGCAGGATATCTCCAACTTCTGTAGCATCAAGTATATCGTGGGCAGTAGTTGAGCTTTTTTCAGGCATAATCACGCCCAGCACATTTTCTCTACCAAGCGCTTTTACAGTCAAGTAAGTGGTGAGTGTTGAATCAATGCCGCCGCTCATCCCGATCACAGCACCTTTGGTGCCTGATTGCTTTGAATAGGATCTAATAAAATGAGTGATTTTCTTACAGGTTTTTTCAGGATCAAAATCTGACATATTATCTCAAAATATGTTTCAATAATATATATTATTTATATATCTTTCATCATTGCAATTTCGTCACAATCAGGGAAACGTGTACATTTAATACACATACTCCACAGCTTGTGGGGAAGTGATGATTTATCTACTATCTTAAATCCATGAAGTGCAAAAAATTCGTTAGCATAAGTAAGTGTTACCACATGCTTTAAACCTAATTCCGATGCCTCTTTCATACAGGCTTCAAATATTTTTGTGCCGTGTCCTTTCCTTAGTTCTTCTGGTGTTACTGCGAGGGATAAGATCTCACCATAATATTCCCATGTAACATGGAGGGCACCGCAGGCAATGACCTTCCCATCGTTTTCTATTACATAGAAGTCCCTGATATTTTCGTAAATTTCACCTATGGCTCTGGGAAGCATGATCTCTTTTAGAGCATAAATATTAATGAGCTGCCGTATCTGCGGCACGTCCTCAACTCTGGCCTTTCTTAACAAGAATATTTATCCTCCTACAAATTTTAATTTAATATTTGTTGTTATTTTCAAGCTGATATTTCACATTCCGGGCATATTGAATCACATCACGCTTCAATCTTTCTTCAATAAAAGAAATCAAGGATAGCAAAAATATACTTTTAGGCTCTAATTCTAACCTGTAGTAAACCTGTGTAATGGAACTGGAATTCTCTTTCAGGTTAATTTGACCGCTCATCTTAATGCCTTTTGCTTTCCCCTCCCACGTTCCATAGTAAGGTGGATCTACTTCCACGTTTCTACTTTGCATCTCGACCCGTTTTATAAACGGACCGAACTGCATCTCCATTATCCATAAAGTAGTATCCGGACCTGTTACTTCACATGACAGCAATCCGGGGATACAGTGGGTATGCTTCCCGGGATTACTCATGACACCCCATACCTTTTCTATGGGTGCATTAACTTCAAATTCAATGTGTGATTCAGGCATACAAATCTACTTTTGGCTAATTACGTACTGTTAAGTTCAGAAATTATGTATTCTTAATCTTTTTTTTATAAGGCAAGTATGTTTCGGCGTGTTAGGAAGTAGAGAATGATTATAATCAATATTATGTTATTCTATCATAATAGCGGGTTTCCCTGGTAAAGCGTTAGCTGCCTTCTTCTCCCGGGAATCCTCTTCAATATTAAATTCTACCAGACAACCGAACCAGGATTCCAGGATCGATGAAGCATTATTTAAGAAAATGTATTCGTCCTGCTGCGACATTTCAACTGACGGGGCCAATGCAGGATCATTCATATATTTGCCTAGAATCTGGTTCACCTGTTTACCATAACGCTTTAAATCAGTTCCCATTATGGCTTTCATTATCTGACCCCTGTCCTTCGTTTGGGCAAACTCCTGCTTGAAAAGTTCTGCCAATTCGAATTTCCAGCTGGCTGCGTTGAATATTCCAATCCTTTGAGGAGATGTTATCCTGGCGATCTTGAGGATCTCCCTGATGTCTTCTGCAAGGTCATGAAGCATATTCCACTTGAACTCGTCTAATGGATTTACCACCGATTCATCGTATGAAGGCCACCGTGTATTACCAATAAAATCAACATGCCCCATTGTCTCCCAAACCTCTTCACACAGGTGTGGTGTCACAGGACTAAGTACAATGGTTGCGATCATTCTGGCATTATCGAAGATATCCATATTAACCGGATGCTCCTTATAAGCTGATATCTCATCGATCAGGGCCATTACATTGTTTATGGCATCTTTGAGCTTTAATTCTTCATAGCTCGAGGTAACGTTCTTAATAGTTTTTTGGGTGAAGAATCTAAGGTAATTGTCCCTGGCATCCACCTCGTCTTTGACTTCCTCAGGTGATTCAATCAGGACTCTATAGACTTTTTCCAGGAATTTGTAAACGCTTTCGATACCATAATCTGACCATTCCAGTTCCCTTTCGGGATTTGAGCCGAACAGGATAAAGAAACGTGAAGCATCAACTCCATAATTGTTCATCAACATCTGGGGGTCCACTACATTGCCCAGGCTCTTGGACATCTTTGCGCTCTTCATGACAATTTTGCTATCACACGCAATACATGAATCCTCCTGATAATCACCTGGAGGCAGGAACCTGCAACAGACATCACAATATGAAGCTTCTTTATTTACCATACCCTGGCACAGCAGCCTGCTGAAGGGCTCGTCTATATCGGTCAGCCCGATGTCCCTTAGGGCTTTTGTAAAGAACCTGGCATACAACAGATGAAGAATGGCATGTTCGATACCACCAATATACTGGTCCACCGGCATCCAGTATTCGGCCGAATCCTTTTCGAATGGCACGTCCTGGGTGTGGGGACTGCAGTATTTGAAGAAATACCATGATGAATCCACGAAAGTGTCCATGGTATCTGTCTCCCTGCGAGCCGGGGCACCGCAGGTGGGGCAGGTAGTATTAACAAAACTCTCAGAAGTTTCAAGCGGATTACCACTACCTGTAAATTCCACATCCTTTGGCAGTTTAACAGGCAGATCTTGTATTTGAACAGGTACAATACCACAGCTTTCGCAATATATTATGGGAATGGGGGTGCCCCAGAATCGCTGCCTGGATATGAGCCAATCCCTCAATTTGTAATTGACCATACGCTTGCCCAATTTCATTTCTTCCAGTTTCTTGCTGATCGAGACAATGGCTTCCTGGTTTTCCATACCATCGAATTCACTGCTGTGCACTAGTACACCGTCATCTACGAAAGCTTCAGTCATTTCAGAAGCAATAAGCTCCTGATCCCGGGGCCGGATCACAACTTTTATTGGAATATCATGTACCCTGGCAAATTCAAAATCCCTCTGGTCATGGGCAGGGACTGCCATCACTGCTCCGGC
It encodes the following:
- a CDS encoding leucine--tRNA ligase, giving the protein MDSNYHPKEIEPKWQRRWEEAEVFKVTQDPSKPKYYCLEMYPYPSAALHMGHLRNYAIGDSIARHKRMQGFNVLYPMGYDAFGLPAENAAIKQKIDPETWTRSNIESIKQQQQKMGLSYDWSRQIQSLDEDYYKWNQWIFLKFLEKGLTYRQNALINWCPDCGTVLANEQVINNRCWRCSSKVEQRELKQWFFKIRNYADELLSSLDCLDWPESVKIMQRNWIGRSEGTIIQFKIAKTGELIPIFTTRPDTVFGVTFMVFAPEHPLVREWVEGTEYQTPFEQFLSEVQQMDKFQRTAVDKEKKGLFIGKYAVNPLTGDQIPVYIGNFVIYEYGAGAVMAVPAHDQRDFEFARVHDIPIKVVIRPRDQELIASEMTEAFVDDGVLVHSSEFDGMENQEAIVSISKKLEEMKLGKRMVNYKLRDWLISRQRFWGTPIPIIYCESCGIVPVQIQDLPVKLPKDVEFTGSGNPLETSESFVNTTCPTCGAPARRETDTMDTFVDSSWYFFKYCSPHTQDVPFEKDSAEYWMPVDQYIGGIEHAILHLLYARFFTKALRDIGLTDIDEPFSRLLCQGMVNKEASYCDVCCRFLPPGDYQEDSCIACDSKIVMKSAKMSKSLGNVVDPQMLMNNYGVDASRFFILFGSNPERELEWSDYGIESVYKFLEKVYRVLIESPEEVKDEVDARDNYLRFFTQKTIKNVTSSYEELKLKDAINNVMALIDEISAYKEHPVNMDIFDNARMIATIVLSPVTPHLCEEVWETMGHVDFIGNTRWPSYDESVVNPLDEFKWNMLHDLAEDIREILKIARITSPQRIGIFNAASWKFELAELFKQEFAQTKDRGQIMKAIMGTDLKRYGKQVNQILGKYMNDPALAPSVEMSQQDEYIFLNNASSILESWFGCLVEFNIEEDSREKKAANALPGKPAIMIE